The following are encoded together in the Deltaproteobacteria bacterium genome:
- the rlmB gene encoding 23S rRNA (guanosine(2251)-2'-O)-methyltransferase RlmB, with protein sequence MVKGKKKAHRGDLQRGRNLVPGFHAVREALIRGNPPVMNLWIAREKETDRIREVLKLAEAGGVPVTYRDRSALDAMFPDIPHQGIAAEAGAFSYTDKDEIIEAALREPGRGLILAADHITDEGNLGALIRAAAFFGVHGLILPKDRSARVTPRVMKRSSGACACLPVARVVNLGRALDYAEKKGFWLIGADGNGPETVYEVDWNRDVVLVLGREDRGLTRGVRERCHQVVRIPGHGVVESLNVSVAGGVILSEINRQRQARFSPRGDLQ encoded by the coding sequence ATGGTAAAGGGTAAGAAAAAGGCTCACCGTGGAGACCTTCAGAGGGGGAGGAACCTTGTCCCGGGTTTCCATGCCGTGCGAGAGGCCCTGATAAGGGGGAATCCCCCTGTCATGAACCTCTGGATTGCCAGGGAGAAAGAGACCGATCGGATAAGAGAGGTCCTGAAGCTTGCCGAGGCAGGGGGGGTTCCCGTCACATACCGGGATCGTTCCGCACTGGATGCCATGTTCCCGGACATCCCTCACCAGGGAATCGCGGCCGAGGCAGGAGCCTTCAGTTATACCGACAAGGACGAGATCATAGAGGCCGCGCTTCGGGAGCCGGGTCGAGGATTGATCCTCGCAGCGGATCATATCACGGATGAGGGAAATCTGGGGGCCCTCATCCGAGCGGCCGCCTTTTTCGGGGTCCATGGTCTCATCCTGCCCAAGGATCGCTCGGCAAGGGTCACGCCAAGGGTCATGAAACGGTCTTCAGGGGCCTGCGCCTGCCTGCCCGTAGCCCGGGTCGTGAATTTGGGGAGGGCGCTGGACTACGCAGAGAAAAAAGGCTTTTGGCTCATTGGTGCCGATGGGAACGGCCCGGAAACGGTCTACGAGGTGGACTGGAACCGGGACGTAGTCCTGGTGCTGGGCCGGGAAGACAGGGGATTGACACGCGGTGTCCGGGAACGGTGCCACCAGGTGGTGCGGATCCCCGGCCACGGTGTCGTGGAATCCCTGAACGTTTCCGTGGCAGGTGGTGTGATCCTCTCCGAGATCAACCGGCAACGACAGGCGCGCTTTTCCCCGCGGGGGGACCTGCAATAG
- a CDS encoding N-acetyl-gamma-glutamyl-phosphate reductase, which translates to MDKIKVGIIGAGGYGGCGAIELLLRHPTAEITALIDKQDTGRPISGIYPHLEGFCDLPLMDPEDPDLPENFDVVFFATPDGVGQTQAPHWLEKGAKVIDYSGDFRFNDPETYRGYAARIGRPGEHASPDLLSQSVYGLAELHREEIAKSRLVGNPGCFAVSCILGLAPAVKADIIEPESIVCDAKTGVSGAGKNPSPTFHYPARYDAMNAYKVSGHQHVFEIERELSRLAGREIRITFTPHVVPMCRGILTTIYGDLKEGIGIEEAQEAYREFFEESVFVRIYGPGKGLTTADVRGSNFCNLSLNVDERTGKMILVSMIDNLVKGQAGSAVQNMNILFGLDEATGLIHPGQYP; encoded by the coding sequence ATGGACAAGATCAAGGTCGGCATTATCGGAGCCGGCGGTTACGGAGGATGCGGAGCCATCGAACTGCTCTTGCGGCATCCCACGGCTGAAATCACTGCACTCATCGACAAGCAGGACACGGGGCGGCCCATCAGCGGGATCTATCCCCACCTCGAAGGGTTCTGCGACTTGCCTCTCATGGACCCGGAAGACCCCGACCTGCCCGAGAACTTCGACGTTGTCTTCTTCGCCACACCTGACGGCGTGGGACAGACCCAGGCCCCCCATTGGCTGGAAAAGGGAGCCAAGGTGATCGACTACAGTGGAGATTTCCGCTTCAACGACCCGGAGACATACAGGGGCTATGCGGCCAGGATTGGAAGGCCGGGAGAACACGCCTCTCCGGACCTCCTTTCCCAGTCCGTTTACGGCCTGGCGGAACTCCATCGGGAAGAGATCGCCAAGAGCCGCCTCGTCGGCAACCCGGGCTGCTTCGCCGTAAGCTGTATCCTGGGCCTGGCGCCGGCCGTGAAGGCGGATATCATCGAGCCGGAATCCATCGTCTGCGACGCCAAGACCGGCGTATCCGGAGCCGGGAAAAATCCCTCTCCGACCTTTCACTATCCAGCCCGCTATGATGCCATGAACGCCTATAAGGTCTCGGGTCATCAACACGTCTTTGAAATCGAGAGAGAACTAAGCCGCCTGGCCGGGAGGGAAATCCGCATCACCTTCACTCCCCATGTTGTACCAATGTGCAGGGGGATCCTTACCACGATCTATGGGGACCTGAAGGAAGGCATCGGGATAGAGGAGGCCCAGGAGGCCTACCGGGAGTTTTTCGAGGAAAGCGTCTTCGTACGGATTTACGGTCCCGGGAAAGGCCTCACCACGGCCGACGTTCGAGGGAGCAATTTCTGCAACCTGTCCCTCAACGTGGATGAAAGGACCGGGAAGATGATCCTTGTCAGCATGATCGACAATCTGGTCAAAGGGCAGGCAGGAAGCGCCGTTCAGAACATGAACATCTTGTTCGGACTCGACGAGGCCACAGGTCTCATCCACCCCGGGCAATATCCATAG